The following nucleotide sequence is from Podospora bellae-mahoneyi strain CBS 112042 chromosome 1 map unlocalized CBS112042p_1, whole genome shotgun sequence.
CACCTCTCTAGCCAAAAGAGCAGCACAGGACTTTTTCCTACGAGTGATGCCCCTTGGAGCATCCATAACGGAAGGAATTGGTTCGAGAAAAGGGACAGGGTATCGCGATCTACTTCGTGCGCAGTTGCGTACACGGGGATGGAACGTTAACATGGTGGGATCAAAACAAAACGGACGTTTTGAAGACAATGACAATGAAGGGCACCCAGGCCTGACCATCAACCAAGTCCACGGGGAGTTCAATAAGACTGGCAAGGCGCTGATGCCAAATCTGGTGCTTCTCAACGCTGGGACGTAGGTCTTCGCAGCCTCCCAATCTCTTAGGGAGAGAATGACCGTGTGTGCTAACATGTCGATTTAGGAACGACTGCATCCGCCAAatcgacaccaacaacgcGGGAGCCCGCCTCAAAGCTCTCATCGATGATGTTTTCACAACCGTTCCAGGGGTAACAGTGGTCGTTTCGACCCTGGCACCATCACGCAAAAACGACAGTTGTTCCGCAGATCTCAGTCAACAATATCGCGACTTGGTGACCAATACCTACAGAGGCAACCTACGTATTGGCATGGCCGACTTGCATGCGGCCATCAACATAAAcgaccacctccatcccgaCGGGGTACATCCCAACGATGCAGGCTACGCCATCTTTGCTTCCCTCTGGATGGAAGCAATCCGAAAACTCGAAGACCAGATCCAGCCTCCCGCAGCAGTGATCGACGATGGGCCCGCCGATGTCCAGCGGCCATCTCCGCCAAACGATAAGGAATGCATCCGAACCCCAGGGACAGTGGTAGATGGCACGTATCTGCACGAGCAAGTGGAAAGGGGCGTCTTGAGCTCGGCGAAAATCCCAAAGCGTGTGGATGGAAGAGAGGCAACTCCCTCACAGATCTTCTTTGCCAATGTTGTCATCATGAACAACCTCTTCAAGAGgggcgaggagttggatGATCGAATTGCGGTCTATcgtggcggcgatggtggcaaCAGATATGTGTTATCTCAAAACAGGGCTGGTGGGAATTTCGAGACAAACGCGATGGAGTTCAGTGTGGGAATCGACTGCGATGTATCAAAGGGGGCAAGGGTCATTTTTGCTGATTTTGTGAGTACCTATCTAGTCTTTGCGCTTTGGCtcagggggtggtgctgacTGAATGGCCATAACAGAACAATGATGGTTTGGATGACTTCTTCTGTGTCAATGCCCAGGCGGGCGTTTCGGTCTCCTTGAACCGCGGGGGGAGGCCTCCCAGATTCGAGAGCATCGGGCAGGTGGTGCCGGACCGGGAGGGTTTCACAGCTGATGATGTTCGAGTTGCCCGTAAGTGTTGACATCAAACCCAGCCAAGCTACTTGGTGCTGACGGCCATTCTCAGAGATCGATGGTGACGGAAGAGCCGATTACTGCCTCATCAAAGCTGACAGCAGCATTGACTGCATCCGCCAAAATGGACAAGGAGAATTCAACGGAGCCCTGCAGTTGACCTTTGATAAACTGTCCGGCATTGACAAGGGGCGTGTTGTGCTGGGAGACATCAATGGAGAGTAAGTCTCGGCGTTCCGCCCTAATATGTCTGCCATCTTGACAAACTCCCTGCTGACATTTCGCATTTTGGTAGTTTCCGCAGTGATTATCTGAGAATTGGAGAAAACGGCAACATCCTAGCATTCATCAACTCCGGCATGGGCAGCAACAATGCCCCAGAATGGCGAGACGCTGGTATCATAACCCAGGGTGGACTTGGCATCATGCCACCAGAGCTTATCAAATTTGGACGGGTCTTCGGTTCATCAAAACTGGATTACATTTACCTGGACGAGAATGGCGGCAACTTTGAGGTCCATGCCTGGCAAAACACTGGGAAAGGAGGTAAAGTGCGTGTCACAGAGGACTGTCCTCCATGACATGCCTCATACATGAAACAGGGGGAAAGGGTGGCTGTGGGCGAGGCTTGAAGCTTGTAAATTACTTGTAACATGTTGTGTCTTTCTGAATAGCGCCTTTGATAGGGTCCAAGAGCAGAGAAACTGTTGGCTCGGGGAAGAAATTCTGCTTCATTCTCCAATACTGAAAACTTGCTACTTGtggcaaaagaaaaaaaaaaaaagaaaaaggctaTCACTCCTGGTCGCGCCGCCGATCCCCTTACACACACGAGTCTTTTCCATGTACCGTGCACCCATGCGTTCGGCCTCCGATGGTCCTTCCTTGCGAGATACCGGCTCCTAATTATCCCCCTCTAAAGAGAGTTGGTAGGCCTTCAAAAATAAGTAACAGGCCTTAAGAGATTGTTCAGAGGCCTGTTGACTTACTTTTAAGGTGCattttatagtataataaGGGTCAACTTACTTTAGTGTctcaattattttgtgggCTGGGGTCCCCGGGTGAAGGTTCTGGGCCATGGAACACGCCTCTTTATCATGGGTCGGGAGGCGCACAAGAGTGCTGGCGTTtgcaccttgatggctttTTTGCCTGAATTGAAAGCCGACGTCGGCTCTGAAGCCTCTGCAAACGAGTATTGGGGTTTCACAAAAACAGAGTCATGCCAGCTTGCTTGATTATCAGATTGCTCAGTGTATTGGGAAAGGGGCCTTCTCATCCAATTACAGATCAACTCTGTAGCCCCCCGCAACTTGGTCAGCGTGTCACGAGGTTGTCATTTTGTTTCAATCCAGTTACAAAGAGTCAAGGTTGTGAAGGGACTTCATTTCTCATCTCAAACTAGAGTCCAGCTCTACTTGTACTGCTCAAAGACTGTTCAACTTAATAACCTTGATTATTGGGGTATCCATACGACTGTCCTTGGTTGGACTGATACTGCTGAGGATTGTactgtgggggaggtgggtaTTGGTTCTGTTGACCATGTCCATACTCCTGTGTGGGCGGAGGCGGAAACTGGTTTTGCTGGCCATGCTGATACTCTTGTGTGGGCGGAGGCGGGAACTGGTTCTGTTGGTATTGCTGTGTTGGCGGAGGGGCATATTGCTGACTGCCCGAGTAGTTGTGTCcctgctggggaggtgggggaggatacACCCCAGTGATGGGCTGGTTGCCGCCACCGAGCTGAATGTTGTTGGTCACTGCACCCACTTCTACCCCGTCATCGTTACTTATATCGTCCGGCACAGTAACCTTCACCTTGGGCAGGTACCGCTGCACCTTTTGCTCCACAATGCCCTGGACGAAGACCCAGCTTTGCTTCTCAAACTTGCGGTGGCCACCGTTGACGACACCGAGGATGCTCTGGCGGAGGGTCTCTTGCACCTTGCGGACGAGGCTACGAATCTTGATGAGcagcttggccttgatgtCATCACCAAATCCACGGTCCCCACCCGATCTCGAGGCCGAGACAGTATGGTCGAGTTGCGAGTCAAACGGATTGCCGCCCAGAATCTTCTCGAGAGGGCGCTGGAACTGGTCTGGCAACAGCTCAAACAGCTGCTTCTCAATCTGTCCCAGAATCTTGCGGAATTCGAGGCGAACCTCCCTGTGGACCTTGGCCAAACCGTGACTGAGCTTCTCGCTGATGAGTTTGGAGAAGCCGCCCTTGCTCTCGCCACTATCACCCTCAGCCCTATCGCCAACGCCCCTGGACGCGCCCTCGCCATGTGACTTCTTGCTTCCAAACAagctcccaaaccccttGACCAAATCCTTCACGTgatcctcaaactcccctttcacaccatcaccaagatcCCTCGTGGTAGTGTTCCCCCGTAACCACTTCTTGATATGATCCAACGCAATCTTGGTAAACTGCTCTGCAATAGACGTATGTTGATCTCTCAGCTTGGCTCCAACCAACTCCTTGATCTCAGGGGTAatcatcctcgccttctcctccgggTTCCCAGCCACATCCTTGACAGTATTGCTCAAAACCCCCAAGAGCCCATCCAACTGGAACccctgaccaccaccaggcccGTCATTCCGCTTATCCAGGTGATCCTGAACCGCGTCAAACGCCGCAGAAAAGAacttcttcatcccatccccctcccccccacctctcGACCTCgtctccccctcaccaccaaagccccTCgcttgcccaccaccaccaccaccaccagaagtCAGGTTAAAAATCTCCGCCAaatcatcacccacccctcccggGCCCGCAACCGCGCCAAAGCTCTTGGTCAACTTGGCAATCTCATTCGCAAAAGACAGGCTCTGTCCACCGTACGAATCAGGAACGTCCTCGTTCAGCCCTCTAGCACCAGAGCTAgagctgttgttgtctttgtCGAACAAGGTCCGGAACGCCTCAATGACCTGCTGCTCGAGGCTATCGATGGTCTTGGTCTGGAAGGTCTCGAGCTCCTCGGTGATGCGGGGCTGGATCTGGGGGGCGAGCGAGTCGACATAATCGTCAACCTTTTTCATCAGGATGTCGGGAAGGGCGGCCATTTTTGACGGATGATAGGGGTGATGCAAGGCGCTAAAGATAGGGCAATAAGGGAATAAGCACCGGGTTGGGTTCGATGTTGGGAAAAACAAACCTGAATCGCGTTGCGTTTCTCTCTGCTGGGGGAAGCTGGGCTGATCGGAgcggggtggaggggttgttgggtgCGGCCGATAAGCTGATAAAGCTCCCACTTGACGTCAgcttttggagggggggaggtacGGGGTATTCGTTTGCTACTGTCTCAGACGCTCTTTTTGCCCCACAAAAAGTGAGCTTATTAAGTGGAGCAGCGCTAACTACTACGGTAACTATATACCTATTAAATAGCaactttaattttttttctttattttctGATATACTAGTAATTTGTGTCCTTAGTAACTTATCAATAAACCTGCCTTTTACCTTCACTGCTAACTgatttaatttttataaaaacTCTACCTTATTAATTCTAATTGTGTAATTATATGCGTAACCCTCTACGCAATTTTTATCGCGAGTCTTACTAATTCCTAACGTAAATAATCCCATTCAATTATTGTAAAAAAATGGGTCCCTGTAAGCTCTATTTTACAGTAGGTTACTGCTGTAATACTACAAGGCG
It contains:
- a CDS encoding uncharacterized protein (CAZy:CE3; COG:S; EggNog:ENOG503P05Y) — protein: MWPAEAVIGAISTLLYLQADHVAPGFISSNSTPSWHTSLAKRAAQDFFLRVMPLGASITEGIGSRKGTGYRDLLRAQLRTRGWNVNMVGSKQNGRFEDNDNEGHPGLTINQVHGEFNKTGKALMPNLVLLNAGTNDCIRQIDTNNAGARLKALIDDVFTTVPGVTVVVSTLAPSRKNDSCSADLSQQYRDLVTNTYRGNLRIGMADLHAAININDHLHPDGVHPNDAGYAIFASLWMEAIRKLEDQIQPPAAVIDDGPADVQRPSPPNDKECIRTPGTVVDGTYLHEQVERGVLSSAKIPKRVDGREATPSQIFFANVVIMNNLFKRGEELDDRIAVYRGGDGGNRYVLSQNRAGGNFETNAMEFSVGIDCDVSKGARVIFADFNNDGLDDFFCVNAQAGVSVSLNRGGRPPRFESIGQVVPDREGFTADDVRVAQIDGDGRADYCLIKADSSIDCIRQNGQGEFNGALQLTFDKLSGIDKGRVVLGDINGDFRSDYLRIGENGNILAFINSGMGSNNAPEWRDAGIITQGGLGIMPPELIKFGRVFGSSKLDYIYLDENGGNFEVHAWQNTGKGGKVRVTEDCPP
- a CDS encoding uncharacterized protein (EggNog:ENOG503NWEW) — translated: MAALPDILMKKVDDYVDSLAPQIQPRITEELETFQTKTIDSLEQQVIEAFRTLFDKDNNSSSSGARGLNEDVPDSYGGQSLSFANEIAKLTKSFGAVAGPGGVGDDLAEIFNLTSGGGGGGGQARGFGGEGETRSRGGGEGDGMKKFFSAAFDAVQDHLDKRNDGPGGGQGFQLDGLLGVLSNTVKDVAGNPEEKARMITPEIKELVGAKLRDQHTSIAEQFTKIALDHIKKWLRGNTTTRDLGDGVKGEFEDHVKDLVKGFGSLFGSKKSHGEGASRGVGDRAEGDSGESKGGFSKLISEKLSHGLAKVHREVRLEFRKILGQIEKQLFELLPDQFQRPLEKILGGNPFDSQLDHTVSASRSGGDRGFGDDIKAKLLIKIRSLVRKVQETLRQSILGVVNGGHRKFEKQSWVFVQGIVEQKVQRYLPKVKVTVPDDISNDDGVEVGAVTNNIQLGGGNQPITGVYPPPPPQQGHNYSGSQQYAPPPTQQYQQNQFPPPPTQEYQHGQQNQFPPPPTQEYGHGQQNQYPPPPQYNPQQYQSNQGQSYGYPNNQGY